In one window of Fulvia fulva chromosome 5, complete sequence DNA:
- a CDS encoding NADP-dependent alcohol dehydrogenase 7 — translation MTDYKFEGWLGEDESSVKGNMKWGGFEPKKWEEDDVDIQISHCGVCGSDLHTLSSGWGPTPYPCVVGHEIVGNAVKVGTNVKDIKVGDRVGVGAQARSCLSKDCPDCSAGLENHCALGGVNTYGSIYPKGEGKSYGGYADYNRTNSHFVFKIPDALPSAEAAPMLCGGITVYSPLKNYGAGPGKTVGIVGVGGLGHFGLLFAKALGADRVIGISRKADKRADALQLGADEYIATDEDKDWETKYKRSIDLIVCTVSSEKMPLTGYLGTLKTKGTFIQVGAPDGGNLPPINAFTLLSNGIKVGGSGIGSPNEIGDMLKVAAEWKVKPWIQERPLDEANQVVQDLTAGKARYRYVLLNKKHA, via the exons ATGACTGACTACAAGTTCGAGGGCTGGCTTGGCGAGGATGAGTCTTCGGTCAAGGGTAACATGAAATGGGGCGGCTTCGAGCCCAAGAAGTGGGAGGAGGACGATGTCGACATTCAGATCTCTCACTGCGGTGTTTGTGGCTCTGATCTGCACACCCTCTCTTCTGGATGGGGACCTACACCTTATC CTTGCGTTGTTGGCCACGAGATCGTGGGCAACGCCGTCAAAGTGGGCACCAACGTGAAGGACATCAAGGTCGGCGACCGCGTCGGTGTAGGCGCTCAAGCGCGAAGCTGTCTGTCCAAGGACTGCCCAGACTGCTCAGCCGGCCTCGAGAACCACTGTGCGCTCGGCGGCGTCAACACATACGGCTCAATCTATCCCAAAGGCGAGGGCAAGTCCTATGGTGGTTACGCAGACTACAATCGCACGAATTCGCACTTCGTGTTCAAGATCCCGGACGCGCTCCCATCGGCTGAAGCGGCACCAATGCTGTGCGGAGGCATCACTGTCTACTCGCCTCTCAAGAACTATGGAGCTGGACCAGGCAAGACTGTCGGAATTGTTGGTGTCGGCGGTCTCGGTCACTTCGGACTGCTGTTCGCCAAG GCTCTGGGTGCCGACCGTGTCATTGGTATCTCACGCAAAGCCGACAAGCGAGCGGATGCTCTGCAGCTCGGTGCCGATGAATACATCGCGACCGATGAGGACAAGGACTGGGAGACCAAGTACAAGCGCAGCATCGATCTGATCGTCTGCACAGTCAGCTCGGAGAAGATGCCGCTCACTGGGTACCTTGGTACGCTCAAGACAAAGGGAACG TTCATTCAGGTCGGCGCACCAGATGGTGGAAACCTCCCACCGATCAACGCGTTCACCTTGCTCAGCAACGGGATCAAAGTAGGCGGAAGCGGTATTGGAAGCCCTAACGAGATCGGCGACATGTTGAAAGTCGCGGCTGAGTGGAAGGTCAAGCCTTGGATCCAGGAGAGACCTCTGGATGAGGCGAACCAGGTGGTGCAGGACCTGACGGCGGGCAAAGCAAGATACCGATATGTGCTTTTGAACAAGAAGCATGCATAG